A window of Mucilaginibacter sp. PAMC 26640 contains these coding sequences:
- a CDS encoding 30S ribosomal protein S30, whose translation MKITVQSIHFTADQKLLSFIQKKVDKLETFYDHIISGEVYLKLENVKDEANKIAEIKLMIPGNQIFAKEKCKTFEEATDLAVESLRMQIEKHKTKKSIAAEAAKKAILLPTEDDF comes from the coding sequence ATGAAAATTACAGTGCAATCTATTCACTTTACAGCAGATCAGAAACTGCTGAGTTTCATCCAAAAAAAGGTTGACAAGCTGGAAACATTTTATGACCACATTATTAGTGGTGAGGTTTATTTAAAATTGGAGAATGTAAAAGACGAGGCTAACAAAATAGCCGAGATCAAATTAATGATTCCTGGTAACCAGATCTTCGCAAAAGAGAAATGTAAAACATTTGAAGAAGCGACGGATCTGGCGGTTGAGAGCCTGCGTATGCAGATAGAAAAGCATAAAACCAAAAAATCGATAGCTGCCGAAGCTGCAAAAAAAGCAATTCTACTACCGACAGAAGACGATTTTTAA